The following proteins are co-located in the Pseudomonas sp. ATCC 13867 genome:
- a CDS encoding universal stress protein, which produces MLYQHILVAVDLTEECDPVMKRAVALAKANDARLSAVHVVEPMAMAFGGDVPMDLSMLQQQQFDQAKERLHQFTLTYSEITSSQCHLVYGQPRQEIHRLADEQGCDLIIVGSHGRHGLALLLGSTANDVLHGAPCDVLAVRLQKTS; this is translated from the coding sequence ATGCTCTACCAACACATTCTGGTCGCCGTCGACCTTACCGAAGAATGCGATCCGGTGATGAAGCGAGCCGTCGCGCTGGCCAAGGCCAACGACGCCCGGCTCTCGGCGGTGCATGTCGTCGAACCCATGGCGATGGCCTTCGGCGGTGACGTGCCGATGGACCTGTCGATGCTGCAACAGCAGCAGTTCGACCAGGCCAAGGAGCGCCTGCACCAGTTCACCCTCACCTACTCGGAAATCACCAGTTCCCAGTGCCATCTGGTCTACGGCCAGCCTCGCCAGGAAATCCACCGGCTCGCCGACGAACAGGGTTGCGACCTGATCATCGTCGGCAGCCACGGTCGCCACGGCCTCGCCCTGCTGCTGGGCTCTACCGCCAATGATGTGCTGCACGGCGCCCCCTGCGACGTCCTCGCCGTCCGCCTGCAGAAAACCAGCTGA
- a CDS encoding DUF6901 family protein: MAIEYRITLDDEHAFSYRIELDRGYDPEAAARAPRWTRLDYNQCSNCPLSAQQCSHCPAAVDLHRVIEDFRGLPAFKKASVQVSTPEREYIKLTGLEEGLRALLGVIMATSACPLLGKLKPMAQQHLPFASNQEFILRAVSLYLMRQYFNFREGRHADWELKGLVKQFQQLQLVNQAFWQRIHETCESDSNLKAFLSFFSMASSMSYSLEAQLQKVRPLLMSGDML, encoded by the coding sequence ATGGCAATCGAATACCGCATCACCCTGGATGATGAGCACGCGTTCAGCTACCGCATCGAACTGGACCGGGGTTACGACCCGGAAGCCGCCGCCCGGGCGCCACGCTGGACACGCCTGGACTACAACCAGTGCAGCAATTGTCCGCTGAGTGCGCAGCAGTGCAGCCACTGCCCGGCCGCGGTGGACCTGCATCGGGTGATCGAGGATTTTCGCGGTCTGCCGGCCTTCAAGAAGGCCTCGGTGCAGGTGAGTACGCCGGAGCGCGAGTACATCAAGCTCACCGGCCTGGAAGAAGGCTTGCGTGCGCTGCTCGGGGTGATCATGGCCACCAGCGCCTGCCCGTTGCTGGGCAAGCTCAAGCCGATGGCGCAGCAGCACCTGCCGTTCGCCAGCAACCAGGAATTCATCCTGCGCGCGGTGTCGTTGTACCTGATGCGGCAATACTTCAACTTCCGCGAGGGGCGGCATGCGGACTGGGAACTGAAGGGGCTGGTGAAGCAGTTCCAGCAACTGCAACTGGTGAATCAGGCGTTCTGGCAGCGCATCCATGAAACCTGCGAGAGCGATTCGAACCTGAAGGCGTTCCTCAGCTTCTTCTCTATGGCGTCGAGCATGAGCTATTCGCTGGAAGCGCAACTGCAGAAGGTACGCCCGCTGCTGATGAGCGGCGATATGCTCTGA
- a CDS encoding ATP-binding cassette domain-containing protein, translating to MTLLKFTDVSLAFGTTPLLDKVSWQIARGERVCVIGRNGTGKSSMLKLVKGEQKPDDGDIWRAPALKIGELPQELPRADDRTVYDVVAEGLAEVGELLARYHHLSLHIENEDDLTKLARVQQELEARDGWRLGQLVDTTLSRLQLPADKTLAELSGGWRRRVLLAQALVAEPDLLLLDEPTNHLDIGAIAWLENALADFPGAVLFITHDRAFLQAVATRILELDRGHLIDWNGDYASFLVHKEQELAAEEAANALFDKRLAQEEVWIRQGIKARRTRNEGRVRALKAMRNERAERRERQGKASFQLETAEKSGKQVIVVEKAGFAHPGGPALIRDFSLVLQRGDRIGLLGANGTGKTTLLKLLLGDLQPTSGSIKEGTRLEVAYFDQLRHQLEPEKTVIDNISEGREFITINGQNRHVLSYLGDFLFSPQRARTPVKALSGGERARLLLAKLFSKPANLLVLDEPTNDLDVETLELLEEVLLSFDGTVLMVSHDRAFLDNVVTSTLVFEGEGRVREFVGGYQDWLRQGGSPKLLGVGEEKGDKPAAEPAPAPAVAVSAPVDAAPKKKLSYKLQRELEAIPGQIDALEAELAALQEETASSDFYQRPQSETQVALERLTSLQEELDRLIERWAELEE from the coding sequence ATGACCCTGCTGAAGTTCACCGATGTGTCCCTTGCCTTTGGCACCACGCCGCTGCTGGACAAGGTGTCCTGGCAGATCGCCCGAGGCGAGCGGGTCTGCGTCATCGGCCGCAACGGCACCGGCAAGTCGAGCATGCTCAAGCTGGTCAAGGGCGAGCAGAAGCCCGACGACGGCGATATCTGGCGCGCGCCGGCGCTGAAAATCGGCGAATTGCCCCAGGAGCTGCCGCGCGCCGACGACCGCACGGTCTATGACGTGGTCGCCGAAGGCCTGGCCGAAGTCGGCGAGCTGCTGGCGCGCTACCACCACCTGAGCCTGCATATCGAGAACGAGGACGACCTGACCAAGCTGGCCCGCGTCCAGCAGGAACTGGAAGCCCGCGACGGCTGGCGCCTCGGGCAACTGGTAGACACCACCCTGAGCCGCCTGCAACTGCCGGCCGACAAGACCCTCGCCGAACTCTCCGGTGGCTGGCGTCGCCGCGTGCTGCTGGCCCAGGCGCTGGTCGCCGAGCCGGACCTGCTGCTGCTGGACGAACCGACCAACCACCTGGACATCGGTGCCATCGCCTGGCTGGAAAACGCCCTGGCGGACTTCCCCGGCGCCGTGCTGTTCATCACCCACGACCGCGCCTTCCTGCAAGCCGTGGCGACCCGCATCCTGGAACTGGATCGCGGCCATCTGATTGACTGGAACGGCGACTACGCCAGCTTCCTGGTGCATAAAGAGCAGGAACTGGCGGCGGAAGAGGCGGCCAATGCGCTGTTCGACAAGCGTCTGGCCCAGGAAGAGGTCTGGATTCGCCAGGGCATCAAGGCTCGCCGTACCCGTAACGAAGGCCGGGTGCGCGCGCTGAAGGCGATGCGCAACGAGCGTGCCGAGCGCCGCGAGCGCCAGGGCAAGGCCAGCTTCCAGCTGGAGACGGCGGAGAAGTCCGGCAAGCAGGTGATCGTCGTCGAGAAGGCCGGCTTCGCCCATCCGGGCGGCCCGGCGCTGATCCGTGATTTCTCCCTGGTGCTGCAGCGCGGCGACCGTATCGGCCTGCTGGGTGCCAACGGCACCGGCAAGACCACCCTGCTCAAGCTGCTGCTGGGCGACCTGCAGCCGACCTCCGGCTCCATCAAGGAAGGCACCCGACTGGAAGTGGCCTATTTCGACCAGTTGCGTCACCAGCTGGAGCCGGAAAAGACCGTGATCGACAACATTTCCGAAGGTCGTGAGTTCATCACCATCAATGGCCAGAATCGGCATGTCCTCAGCTACCTGGGCGACTTCCTGTTCTCCCCGCAGCGCGCCCGCACGCCGGTGAAAGCGCTCTCCGGTGGCGAACGGGCACGCCTGTTGCTGGCGAAGCTGTTCAGCAAACCGGCCAACCTGCTGGTGCTGGACGAACCGACCAACGACCTGGACGTGGAAACCCTGGAACTGCTGGAAGAGGTGCTGCTGAGCTTCGATGGCACCGTGCTGATGGTCAGCCACGACCGGGCCTTCCTCGACAACGTGGTCACCAGCACCCTGGTGTTCGAAGGCGAAGGGCGTGTGCGCGAGTTCGTCGGCGGCTACCAGGATTGGCTGCGCCAGGGTGGTTCGCCCAAGTTGCTCGGCGTGGGCGAGGAGAAGGGCGACAAGCCTGCCGCCGAACCGGCTCCCGCTCCGGCGGTTGCCGTAAGTGCGCCGGTGGACGCGGCGCCGAAGAAGAAGCTCAGTTACAAGCTGCAGCGTGAGCTGGAGGCCATCCCCGGGCAGATCGACGCCCTGGAGGCGGAACTGGCCGCGTTGCAGGAAGAAACCGCGTCGTCGGACTTCTACCAGCGTCCGCAGAGCGAAACCCAGGTTGCCCTGGAGCGCCTGACTTCCCTGCAGGAGGAGCTGGACCGGTTGATCGAGCGCTGGGCCGAACTGGAGGAGTGA
- a CDS encoding transglycosylase SLT domain-containing protein: MRGRLFTLFSCLLLSLSVQTANAASLPQQRQMYDEAQKALARNDSGPYFRYQSALADYPLEPYLAYDELTNRLKSASNDEIERFITEHGDLPQINWLKLRWLRQLADRGDWNTFVNYYDPKMNFTELDCLYGQYQLGHGKKAEGYATTEKLWLVGKSQPDACDTLFSIWQADGQLTEEKVWKRLKLAAEARNYGLATTLSRRLPTLGSQGALLVKVAQNPAQLSQTTRFTARDHATADVVGLGLRRLARQDPEKAIGLLDYYESVLPFSSDEKVSIAREIGLSLARRYDPRALPLMEKYDPQLRDNTVTEWRLRLLLRLGRWQDAYQLTRALPPELAETNRWKYWQARALQLAEPQSKQAISLYQPVARERDFYGFLAADRINAPYQLNNRPVSPDPRTLQRVRNAASTRRALEFYARGEIINARREWYHAARLLSHDELLAQAKIAYDMQWYFPAIRAISQAKYWDDLDIRFPMAHRNTLVREARNRGLHSSWVFAITRQESAFMSDARSGVGATGLMQLMPATAKETSKKFGIPLASPQQLIVPDLNIQLGAAYLSQVHAQFNGNRVLATAAYNAGPGRVRQWLKDARHLAFDVWVETIPFDETRSYVQNVLSYAVIYGQKLNAPQPIVDWHERFFDEL; encoded by the coding sequence ATGCGCGGTCGTCTTTTCACACTGTTTTCATGCCTGCTCCTCAGCCTGTCCGTCCAGACGGCCAACGCAGCGTCCCTGCCCCAACAGCGCCAGATGTACGACGAGGCACAGAAAGCCCTCGCCCGCAACGACAGCGGCCCTTATTTCCGCTATCAGTCGGCGCTCGCCGATTATCCGCTGGAACCCTACCTGGCCTACGACGAGCTGACCAACCGCCTGAAAAGCGCCAGCAACGACGAGATCGAGCGTTTCATCACCGAGCATGGCGACCTGCCGCAGATCAACTGGCTGAAACTGCGCTGGCTGCGCCAACTGGCCGACCGCGGCGACTGGAACACCTTCGTCAACTATTACGACCCGAAGATGAATTTCACCGAGCTGGACTGCCTCTACGGCCAGTACCAGCTCGGCCACGGCAAGAAGGCCGAGGGCTACGCCACCACCGAAAAACTCTGGCTGGTGGGTAAATCACAGCCGGACGCCTGCGACACCCTGTTCTCGATCTGGCAGGCCGACGGCCAGCTCACCGAGGAAAAGGTCTGGAAGCGCCTGAAGCTCGCCGCCGAGGCCCGCAACTATGGCCTGGCCACCACCCTGTCCAGGCGCCTGCCGACCCTCGGCAGCCAGGGCGCGCTGCTGGTCAAGGTGGCGCAGAACCCCGCGCAGCTCAGCCAGACCACCCGTTTCACCGCCCGCGACCACGCCACCGCCGACGTAGTCGGCCTGGGCCTGCGCCGCCTGGCCAGGCAGGACCCGGAAAAAGCCATCGGCCTGCTCGACTACTACGAATCGGTGCTGCCCTTCTCCAGCGACGAGAAAGTCTCCATCGCCCGCGAAATCGGCCTGAGCCTGGCGCGCCGCTACGACCCGCGCGCCCTGCCGCTGATGGAGAAGTACGACCCGCAACTGCGCGACAACACCGTCACCGAATGGCGCCTGCGCCTGCTGCTGCGCCTGGGCCGCTGGCAGGACGCCTACCAGCTGACCCGCGCCCTGCCGCCGGAACTGGCGGAAACCAACCGCTGGAAGTACTGGCAGGCCCGTGCCCTGCAACTGGCCGAACCGCAAAGCAAGCAGGCGATCAGCCTGTACCAGCCAGTCGCCCGCGAGCGTGACTTCTACGGTTTCCTCGCCGCCGACCGGATCAACGCCCCCTACCAGTTGAACAACCGCCCGGTATCGCCGGATCCGCGCACCCTGCAGCGCGTGCGCAATGCCGCCAGCACCCGCCGCGCCCTGGAGTTCTACGCCCGCGGCGAGATCATCAACGCCCGTCGCGAGTGGTACCACGCCGCCCGCCTGCTCAGTCATGACGAGCTGCTGGCCCAGGCGAAGATCGCCTACGACATGCAGTGGTACTTCCCGGCGATCCGCGCGATCAGCCAGGCCAAGTACTGGGACGACCTGGACATCCGCTTCCCTATGGCGCACCGCAACACCCTGGTACGCGAGGCGCGCAATCGCGGCCTGCATTCGAGCTGGGTGTTCGCCATCACCCGCCAGGAAAGCGCCTTCATGTCCGATGCCCGCTCGGGCGTCGGCGCCACCGGCCTGATGCAACTGATGCCGGCCACCGCCAAGGAAACCTCGAAGAAATTCGGCATCCCGCTGGCCTCGCCACAGCAGTTGATCGTGCCGGACCTGAACATCCAGCTCGGCGCCGCCTACCTCAGCCAGGTGCATGCCCAGTTCAACGGCAACCGCGTACTGGCCACCGCCGCCTATAACGCCGGCCCCGGCCGCGTGCGCCAGTGGCTGAAGGATGCGCGTCACCTGGCCTTCGACGTCTGGGTGGAAACCATCCCGTTCGACGAAACCCGCTCCTACGTGCAGAACGTGCTGTCGTACGCGGTGATCTACGGGCAGAAGCTCAACGCGCCGCAGCCCATCGTCGATTGGCACGAACGCTTCTTCGACGAACTCTGA
- a CDS encoding lysozyme inhibitor LprI family protein — protein sequence MRKTVLSLTALAAGLLGADLALAACEKPRNAFDSVYCLSTEYAQVDRELNQEFGTLRKLLNDGQKATLKKSQLAWIKDRDVQCSYERDGGYFVNLQCAVDKTQERLGVLRERERECQSTGCVEAKL from the coding sequence ATGCGCAAGACCGTACTGTCCCTTACTGCCCTGGCGGCGGGCCTGCTCGGCGCCGACCTGGCCCTGGCCGCCTGCGAGAAGCCGCGCAACGCCTTCGACAGCGTGTACTGCCTGAGCACCGAATACGCCCAGGTCGACCGCGAGCTGAACCAGGAATTCGGCACCCTGCGCAAACTGCTCAACGACGGCCAGAAGGCCACGCTGAAGAAAAGCCAGCTTGCCTGGATCAAGGACCGCGACGTCCAGTGCAGCTACGAGCGCGACGGCGGCTACTTCGTCAACCTGCAGTGCGCGGTGGACAAGACCCAGGAGCGCCTGGGCGTGCTGCGCGAGCGGGAGCGCGAGTGCCAGAGCACCGGTTGCGTCGAAGCCAAGCTGTAA